One Qiania dongpingensis genomic window carries:
- the pheS gene encoding phenylalanine--tRNA ligase subunit alpha, which yields MKEKLEKIRQAALEKIAGSDALETLNEIRVAYLGKKGELTSVLKGMKDVSAEERPRVGQMVNETRAVIEAKLEETRAALAKKAREEKLRKEVIDVTLPAKKNNVGHKHPNMIALEEVERIFVGMGYEVVEGPEVEYDYYNFEALNIPKGHPARDEQDTFYINDKIVLRSQTSPVQVRTMEKGKLPIRVIAPGRVFRSDEVDATHSPSFHQIEGLVIDKGITFADLKGTLAEFARELFGEDTKVKFRPHHFPFTEPSAEVDVTCFKCHGEGCRFCKGSGWIEILGCGMVHPNVLRMSGIDPEEYSGFAFGVGLERIALLKYEIDDMRLLYENDIRFLKQF from the coding sequence ATGAAAGAAAAGCTGGAAAAGATCAGACAGGCAGCATTGGAAAAGATTGCCGGATCTGACGCATTGGAGACTCTCAACGAGATCCGGGTAGCTTATCTGGGGAAAAAGGGCGAGCTGACCAGTGTCTTGAAAGGAATGAAAGATGTGAGCGCCGAAGAGCGCCCGAGGGTGGGTCAGATGGTGAATGAGACCCGCGCCGTCATCGAAGCGAAGCTGGAGGAGACCAGGGCTGCTCTGGCAAAAAAGGCCAGAGAGGAAAAATTAAGGAAAGAGGTCATTGACGTAACCCTTCCGGCTAAAAAGAATAACGTCGGGCACAAGCATCCGAATATGATCGCGTTGGAAGAAGTAGAGCGTATTTTCGTCGGCATGGGTTATGAAGTCGTAGAAGGACCCGAAGTGGAATACGATTACTATAATTTTGAAGCGCTCAATATCCCAAAGGGACATCCGGCCAGAGACGAACAGGACACCTTTTATATCAATGATAAGATCGTCCTCAGGAGCCAGACTTCTCCTGTACAGGTTCGTACCATGGAAAAAGGAAAGCTGCCGATCCGCGTGATCGCACCGGGAAGGGTGTTCCGTTCCGATGAAGTGGATGCCACTCATTCTCCGTCCTTCCATCAAATAGAAGGGCTTGTGATTGACAAGGGAATCACATTTGCCGACCTTAAGGGAACCTTGGCTGAATTTGCCAGGGAATTGTTTGGAGAGGATACCAAGGTGAAATTCCGTCCGCATCATTTTCCATTCACAGAGCCCAGCGCCGAAGTGGACGTCACCTGCTTCAAATGCCATGGAGAGGGCTGCCGTTTCTGTAAAGGGAGCGGATGGATAGAAATTCTGGGCTGCGGTATGGTGCATCCCAATGTACTGCGTATGAGCGGCATTGATCCGGAGGAGTATTCTGGCTTCGCGTTTGGCGTCGGCCTGGAACGTATTGCCCTTCTGAAATATGAGATAGATGACATGCGCCTTTTATATGAAAATGATATCCGTTTCCTGAAGCAATTCTAA
- a CDS encoding YihY/virulence factor BrkB family protein: protein MKHIKLFLGKLIDYMLDDRVSVYAAQVSFFVIISAIPLVMLLIPLIQFLIPLSQDTVTKAILAVLPSSEETQRFVTSLLNDVYTNSASTIISVSAITTLWAASKGIYSLQQGLNSIAYTKETRNIVIQRLLSIVYTLGFIFVLIFTLGVLLFGNKLQLLLESWIPSLAYFSSVIILFRTGLSITLFMLFFVLIYTILPNKKLSFWKQIPGAAFTTFGWLIFSYVYSLYIDHVANFSYIYGSLTAIILLMLWLYICMNIVLLGAELNKMLEDRSSRRQLDSSSQPPHSTTAKPDR from the coding sequence ATGAAACACATCAAGTTATTTTTGGGAAAGCTCATCGACTATATGCTGGACGATAGAGTTTCCGTATATGCGGCGCAGGTTTCTTTTTTTGTGATCATATCCGCGATACCGCTTGTTATGCTCTTGATCCCTCTCATACAGTTTTTGATTCCTCTTTCTCAGGACACCGTCACAAAGGCAATCCTGGCCGTGCTGCCCAGTTCTGAAGAGACGCAGCGCTTTGTCACCAGCCTGTTAAACGACGTTTATACAAATTCTGCCAGCACGATCATCTCCGTCTCCGCCATCACGACTCTCTGGGCCGCCTCCAAAGGCATTTATTCCCTCCAGCAGGGCCTCAACAGTATTGCATACACAAAAGAGACAAGGAACATCGTCATTCAGAGACTGTTATCCATTGTCTACACCCTGGGATTTATTTTCGTACTGATCTTCACACTGGGCGTACTGCTCTTCGGCAACAAGCTTCAGCTCCTCCTGGAATCCTGGATTCCGTCGCTGGCTTATTTTTCCAGCGTGATCATCTTATTCCGGACCGGTCTTTCCATTACGCTTTTCATGCTGTTCTTCGTGCTGATCTATACGATACTGCCAAATAAAAAGCTCTCTTTCTGGAAGCAGATCCCGGGAGCCGCGTTCACCACTTTCGGATGGCTGATATTTTCCTATGTCTATTCGTTATATATCGACCATGTGGCGAATTTCTCCTATATTTACGGAAGCCTGACGGCCATCATCCTGCTGATGCTGTGGCTCTATATCTGCATGAATATCGTGCTTTTGGGAGCGGAGCTCAACAAAATGCTGGAAGACCGCTCCAGCAGACGTCAGTTAGATTCGTCCTCGCAGCCGCCCCATTCCACCACAGCAAAGCCGGACCGCTGA
- a CDS encoding LbetaH domain-containing protein: MKELEITELFDLNHTLAAPYLSGFTYPWEALGGLSDFIIELGRSLPKEEYEEIGEMIWAAKSAVIAPTASLTGPAVIGKNSQVRHCAFLRGSILVGENVVVGNSTELKNVILFDNVQVPHYNYVGDSILGYRSHMGAGSITSNVKSDKKLVVIKAGEVRIETGRKKVGGMLGDFVEVGCGTVINPGSVIGRNTSIYPLSMIRGYVPAGSVYKRQGEVAEKSED; encoded by the coding sequence ATGAAAGAATTAGAGATCACGGAATTGTTTGATTTGAACCACACTCTGGCGGCACCGTATTTATCAGGCTTTACGTATCCCTGGGAAGCGCTGGGGGGCCTGAGTGATTTTATCATAGAGCTGGGGAGGAGCCTTCCCAAGGAAGAATACGAGGAAATTGGAGAGATGATCTGGGCGGCGAAGTCGGCGGTGATCGCTCCTACGGCGTCCTTGACGGGACCTGCTGTCATCGGTAAAAATTCGCAGGTCCGCCACTGCGCGTTCCTGAGAGGAAGCATTCTGGTGGGAGAGAATGTGGTGGTGGGAAATTCCACAGAACTTAAGAATGTGATTCTTTTTGATAATGTGCAGGTTCCCCATTACAATTATGTGGGAGATTCGATTTTAGGCTACCGTTCTCATATGGGAGCAGGTTCGATCACTTCCAATGTGAAATCCGATAAAAAACTGGTGGTCATTAAAGCGGGAGAAGTGCGGATAGAAACAGGAAGGAAAAAAGTAGGCGGAATGCTGGGAGATTTCGTGGAAGTAGGATGCGGCACTGTCATCAATCCAGGATCTGTCATCGGGCGGAATACCAGTATATATCCGCTTTCCATGATCAGGGGATATGTACCTGCCGGTTCTGTTTACAAAAGACAAGGCGAGGTGGCCGAGAAGTCAGAAGATTGA
- a CDS encoding sodium ion-translocating decarboxylase subunit beta, translating into MDFLLEGITSITWQQAVMYLVGIALIWLAVKKKYEPALLLPMGFGAILVNLPMSGVINQVLSGVGETNGIIQWLFEVGIEASEALPILLFIGIGAMIDFGPLLQKPVMFFFGAAAQFGIFFALSAACLMGFPLQDAASIGIIGAADGPTSILVSQILHSNYIGPIAVAAYSYMALVPIVQPFAIKLVTTKKERQITMDYQPNSVSKSMRIVFPIAVTFIVGLLAPSAVALVGFLMFGNLLRECGVLGNLSETAQTTLANLITLLLGITISFSMRANAFVNVNTLMIMGIGLLAFVFDTIGGVLFAKFINLFLKKKINPMIGAAGISAFPMSSRVVQKLAMEEKPGNVLIMQAAGANVSGQIASVIAGGLVVSLVTQFL; encoded by the coding sequence ATGGACTTTTTATTGGAAGGAATCACATCAATAACCTGGCAGCAGGCTGTCATGTACTTGGTCGGCATCGCCCTCATCTGGCTGGCGGTCAAGAAAAAGTATGAGCCGGCCCTGCTTCTTCCCATGGGATTTGGAGCAATCCTGGTGAATCTCCCGATGAGCGGAGTCATCAACCAGGTATTATCCGGGGTGGGGGAAACCAACGGAATTATCCAGTGGCTGTTTGAGGTAGGGATTGAAGCATCAGAGGCTTTGCCTATTCTGCTGTTCATCGGCATTGGAGCCATGATCGATTTTGGGCCTCTGCTTCAGAAGCCGGTGATGTTTTTCTTTGGAGCTGCTGCCCAGTTCGGCATCTTTTTTGCTCTGTCGGCGGCTTGCCTGATGGGATTCCCTCTTCAGGACGCGGCATCCATCGGTATCATCGGCGCGGCGGACGGACCGACCTCAATCCTGGTGTCGCAGATCCTGCATTCCAATTATATCGGTCCCATTGCGGTGGCCGCTTATTCCTATATGGCGCTGGTGCCCATTGTCCAGCCTTTTGCCATTAAGCTGGTCACGACCAAAAAGGAACGTCAGATCACGATGGATTATCAGCCGAATTCCGTTTCAAAAAGCATGAGGATTGTCTTCCCCATTGCTGTTACTTTCATTGTTGGCCTGCTGGCGCCTTCCGCAGTGGCTCTTGTCGGATTCCTGATGTTCGGCAACCTGCTCCGTGAATGCGGCGTACTTGGAAATCTTTCTGAGACGGCCCAGACAACTTTGGCCAACCTGATCACGCTGCTGCTCGGCATCACCATTTCCTTTAGTATGAGGGCAAACGCGTTTGTGAATGTAAATACGCTGATGATCATGGGAATCGGCCTGCTGGCGTTTGTGTTTGATACGATCGGCGGGGTCTTGTTTGCGAAATTCATCAATCTGTTCTTAAAGAAAAAGATCAATCCGATGATCGGGGCGGCGGGAATCTCAGCATTCCCCATGTCCTCCCGAGTCGTACAGAAGCTGGCCATGGAGGAAAAGCCGGGCAATGTTCTGATCATGCAGGCGGCAGGCGCCAACGTTTCCGGCCAGATCGCATCGGTTATCGCCGGAGGCCTGGTGGTAAGCCTTGTGACACAGTTCCTGTAA
- the ytvI gene encoding sporulation integral membrane protein YtvI — MNGKLEKRKAFIINFLYFIIVVGVLYFILKKLFPIFLPFVIGLLVAVILNPVIRFLSKKIRLDRKYFAPVAVVLFYVLLGVLIYFFGARIFAFIQEMAKKLPAYYETHIEPQLSMLMDKIAGSFPGNQDRVMAVADSLENTMQEVVLKASGSIISLGASYVVAFPGLLIQLLFAVISSFFFTADLENVKNFVLRQMPDKKRDMIVDVAKNAKVMVGKILKVYLFLMCVTFVELYVGFLILRVDMPLLYAFLIAIVDILPVLGTGTVLIPWGLVSCVLGNMGFGVGILILYLFITMVRQILEPKIIGQQVGLHPIVTLICIFAGAKVMGIWGIFLFPITATVLKKMNDEGTIHLWR; from the coding sequence ATGAATGGGAAGCTGGAAAAAAGAAAAGCATTTATCATAAATTTTCTGTATTTTATCATTGTGGTCGGCGTTCTCTATTTTATCTTGAAAAAGCTGTTTCCCATCTTCCTTCCGTTTGTGATCGGCCTTTTGGTGGCTGTCATCCTGAATCCCGTGATCCGGTTTCTGTCGAAAAAAATCAGACTTGACCGGAAATACTTCGCCCCAGTTGCGGTAGTCCTGTTTTATGTACTGCTTGGGGTGTTGATCTACTTCTTTGGCGCGCGGATCTTTGCTTTCATCCAGGAGATGGCCAAAAAGCTTCCGGCGTATTATGAAACTCATATTGAACCTCAGCTCAGTATGCTGATGGATAAGATCGCGGGGAGCTTCCCCGGAAACCAGGATCGTGTGATGGCTGTAGCGGATTCTCTGGAAAATACGATGCAGGAGGTCGTCCTGAAAGCTTCCGGCAGCATCATAAGTCTGGGGGCTTCCTATGTGGTCGCGTTTCCCGGCCTTTTGATTCAGCTTTTGTTTGCCGTGATCTCCTCTTTTTTCTTTACGGCGGATCTGGAAAATGTCAAAAATTTTGTGTTGCGCCAAATGCCGGACAAAAAACGGGACATGATCGTGGATGTGGCGAAGAATGCTAAGGTGATGGTGGGCAAGATTCTGAAGGTCTATCTGTTTTTGATGTGTGTGACCTTTGTGGAGCTGTATGTGGGCTTCCTGATTCTTAGGGTGGATATGCCGCTTCTGTATGCCTTCCTGATAGCGATTGTAGATATCCTTCCGGTGCTCGGCACGGGGACGGTCTTGATTCCATGGGGTCTGGTTTCCTGCGTTCTGGGAAATATGGGTTTTGGAGTGGGAATTTTAATCCTGTATTTATTCATTACGATGGTGCGCCAGATCCTGGAGCCGAAGATCATCGGACAGCAGGTGGGACTTCATCCGATCGTTACGCTGATCTGTATTTTTGCCGGAGCCAAGGTGATGGGGATATGGGGGATCTTCCTGTTTCCGATCACGGCTACGGTGCTGAAAAAGATGAATGACGAAGGGACGATCCATCTGTGGAGATAG
- a CDS encoding SufB/SufD family protein, producing the protein MDAIEQTLLEQIAGLHEIPTGAYNIRANGQTESRNTTANIDIISKPDGTGIDIRIKPGTKHESVHIPVILSQTGLQEVVYNDFYVGEGADVVIVAGCGIHNSGCDTSKHDGIHRFFLEKGARVRYVEKHYGEGDGNGKRIMNPKTVVELGQDAYMEMDSVQIKGVDSTIRTTEAVLADGARFVVTEKLMTHGSQDAKSEFVVDLDGKGSSANVVSRSVAREDSRQLFVSKIHGNNKCSGHSECDSIIMDDAKISAVPEITANHPDAALIHEAAIGKIAGEQITKLMTLGLTEQEAEEQIVNGFLK; encoded by the coding sequence ATGGACGCAATCGAACAGACATTGCTGGAGCAGATCGCGGGGCTTCATGAGATACCCACGGGCGCATATAATATCAGGGCTAACGGGCAGACTGAGAGCAGAAATACCACGGCCAACATCGATATCATTTCCAAGCCGGACGGAACCGGAATAGATATCAGGATAAAGCCGGGAACGAAGCATGAGAGCGTGCATATTCCCGTGATCTTAAGCCAGACGGGCCTTCAGGAGGTGGTCTACAACGACTTTTACGTGGGAGAGGGCGCGGATGTGGTGATCGTCGCAGGCTGCGGCATCCATAACAGCGGGTGCGATACATCAAAGCATGACGGCATCCACCGGTTTTTCCTGGAAAAGGGAGCCAGGGTCCGGTATGTGGAAAAGCATTATGGAGAGGGCGACGGAAACGGAAAGCGCATCATGAATCCAAAGACTGTCGTGGAGCTGGGGCAGGACGCCTATATGGAAATGGACAGCGTTCAGATCAAAGGTGTGGATTCTACCATCCGGACGACGGAGGCAGTGCTGGCGGACGGAGCCAGGTTCGTGGTTACGGAAAAGCTGATGACCCATGGGTCGCAGGACGCTAAGAGTGAGTTTGTCGTAGATTTGGACGGGAAGGGTTCCAGCGCCAATGTGGTATCCCGCTCTGTGGCCAGAGAGGATTCCCGTCAGCTTTTTGTTTCCAAAATCCATGGGAACAACAAATGCAGCGGCCATTCTGAGTGTGATTCCATTATCATGGACGATGCCAAGATCAGCGCGGTACCGGAAATAACGGCGAATCATCCGGACGCAGCTCTGATCCATGAGGCCGCCATCGGCAAGATAGCCGGGGAACAGATCACAAAGCTGATGACACTTGGGCTCACGGAGCAGGAAGCGGAAGAGCAGATCGTGAATGGTTTCCTGAAATGA
- a CDS encoding ABC transporter ATP-binding protein, giving the protein MLELQNISFQVEEENSQKEILRNVNLKIEDDQFIAITGPNGGGKSTLARVIAGIEKPVEGRILFDGVDVTHKSITERANMGISYAFQQPVRFKGVTVLDLIRLAAGEKISTAGACDYLSEVGLCARDYINREVNASLSGGELKRIEIATIIARGTKMSVFDEPEAGIDLWSFNNLIKVFEKMHERIAGASILIISHQERILNIADRIIVIADGRVTAEGKKEDILPGLLNDENDMNCRFYKEGY; this is encoded by the coding sequence ATGCTGGAATTACAGAATATCTCCTTTCAGGTGGAGGAAGAAAACAGCCAGAAGGAGATTTTGAGAAATGTGAATTTGAAGATCGAGGATGATCAGTTCATCGCGATCACGGGGCCGAACGGCGGTGGCAAATCTACTTTGGCCCGTGTGATCGCAGGGATAGAGAAGCCCGTGGAAGGGCGTATTTTGTTTGATGGTGTGGATGTCACCCATAAGAGCATCACAGAACGGGCTAACATGGGGATCAGTTATGCGTTTCAGCAGCCCGTGCGCTTCAAGGGCGTGACGGTGTTAGATTTGATCCGTCTGGCGGCGGGTGAAAAGATCAGCACCGCCGGAGCATGTGATTATCTTTCGGAAGTAGGGCTTTGCGCCAGGGATTATATCAACAGAGAAGTAAATGCCAGCCTTTCCGGCGGCGAGCTAAAAAGGATTGAGATTGCCACGATCATCGCCAGGGGTACGAAAATGTCGGTATTTGACGAGCCGGAGGCCGGAATTGATCTTTGGAGCTTTAACAACCTGATCAAGGTCTTTGAAAAAATGCATGAGCGGATCGCGGGAGCTTCCATCCTGATCATTTCCCATCAAGAGCGAATCTTGAACATAGCGGACAGGATCATCGTGATTGCCGACGGCCGCGTGACGGCGGAGGGGAAGAAAGAAGACATCCTTCCCGGCCTTTTGAACGACGAGAATGATATGAACTGCAGATTTTATAAGGAGGGATATTGA
- a CDS encoding LrgB family protein: MNDLFRESVYFGFFLALAAYWIGLRIQKRFPYTICNPLLLCTILIVIVLTAFHIDYDTFDQGAKYITYFLTPSTVCLAIPMYKQILVLKKNLAAILISLVSGCIAAAFTIWALCAVFGLDAMIYHSLQPKSITTAIAMGVSEELGGNPTLTVAAVIITGLFGGIAAKTVCRLFRITNPIAVGLACGNSAHAIGTSKALEFGEVEGAMSSLAVVTAGVITVVLAPMFSGLIS; this comes from the coding sequence ATGAATGACCTGTTCAGAGAAAGCGTTTATTTCGGCTTTTTCCTTGCGCTTGCGGCGTACTGGATCGGTCTTAGGATTCAAAAGAGATTTCCGTATACGATATGCAATCCGCTGCTTCTGTGCACGATTCTGATCGTGATCGTGCTGACGGCGTTTCATATTGATTACGATACTTTTGATCAAGGCGCCAAGTATATCACCTACTTTTTAACGCCGTCGACGGTCTGCCTGGCGATTCCCATGTATAAGCAGATACTGGTCCTGAAGAAAAATCTGGCGGCTATCCTCATCAGTCTGGTGAGCGGCTGTATTGCGGCGGCATTTACCATTTGGGCGCTCTGCGCGGTTTTTGGACTGGATGCTATGATCTACCATTCCCTTCAGCCCAAATCCATTACCACGGCCATTGCCATGGGAGTATCGGAGGAGCTGGGAGGGAATCCCACTCTGACAGTGGCGGCCGTTATCATCACCGGCCTTTTTGGGGGAATCGCAGCAAAGACAGTGTGCAGGCTGTTTCGGATCACCAATCCTATCGCAGTCGGGCTGGCCTGCGGCAATTCGGCGCATGCCATCGGCACCAGCAAGGCGTTGGAATTCGGTGAGGTAGAAGGAGCCATGTCCAGTCTGGCGGTCGTGACGGCCGGAGTGATAACCGTGGTCCTGGCACCTATGTTCTCGGGACTTATATCGTAA
- a CDS encoding CidA/LrgA family protein: protein MKYVKQLSVIMAVSFAGEFLNRVLPLPVPASVYGLVLLFLLLMTKVVKLEQVEETGSFLVKIMPVLFIGPCVSLMTVMGSVADKLVSILAVIGISTVVVMAVTGIVAQAILDKKADKEEKAHE from the coding sequence ATGAAATATGTAAAGCAGCTGTCTGTTATCATGGCAGTCTCCTTTGCCGGTGAATTTCTGAACCGCGTCCTGCCCCTGCCGGTCCCGGCCAGCGTGTATGGCCTGGTCCTCCTGTTTCTGCTCCTGATGACAAAGGTCGTCAAATTGGAGCAGGTGGAAGAGACCGGAAGCTTTTTGGTGAAGATCATGCCGGTCCTGTTTATCGGTCCCTGTGTCAGTCTGATGACGGTCATGGGAAGCGTGGCGGACAAGCTGGTATCGATTCTTGCGGTCATCGGTATCAGCACGGTAGTAGTTATGGCTGTGACAGGAATCGTAGCTCAGGCCATCCTTGACAAAAAAGCGGACAAGGAGGAAAAAGCCCATGAATGA
- a CDS encoding helix-turn-helix transcriptional regulator, whose amino-acid sequence MGEKHPTDYYVQFENVDYYLDLGNHISYYRKKAKLTQEQLAKRVGISRSYLSHIEAPNAFQKCSLDTVFKICHALKIEPVQLFLPLP is encoded by the coding sequence ATGGGAGAAAAACATCCGACTGATTATTATGTACAATTTGAAAACGTTGATTATTATCTGGACCTTGGCAACCATATTTCCTATTACCGGAAAAAGGCCAAGCTCACTCAGGAGCAGCTTGCAAAAAGAGTGGGAATATCCCGTTCTTATCTGAGCCATATCGAAGCTCCCAACGCTTTTCAGAAATGCTCTCTCGACACCGTCTTTAAAATCTGCCATGCTTTGAAGATCGAACCGGTCCAGTTGTTTCTGCCGCTTCCGTGA
- a CDS encoding NUDIX hydrolase, with translation MEYFDVLTEDGKPTGEKKARQLVHRDGDWHGASRVWIVRRLPEGDGGERVQVLLQRRSEEKDSYPGLWDVAAAGHVSAGDGYLETAIRETKEEMGISLESGELQFLFCLKSESSWEYQGISHIDREFHYVFLAEKDAGISSFCLQKEEVAEVRWMDAKELYHRLKDGSIPSCIHWEEYEKLYAVLAEKK, from the coding sequence ATGGAATATTTTGATGTACTGACAGAGGATGGAAAGCCCACAGGAGAGAAGAAAGCAAGGCAGCTGGTGCACAGGGACGGCGATTGGCATGGAGCTTCCCGCGTATGGATCGTGCGCCGGCTGCCGGAAGGAGACGGCGGAGAACGGGTACAGGTGCTCCTTCAGAGGCGCAGTGAGGAAAAGGACAGCTATCCGGGACTTTGGGATGTGGCGGCGGCGGGACACGTTTCCGCAGGAGACGGTTATCTGGAGACGGCAATCCGGGAGACAAAGGAAGAAATGGGGATATCCCTGGAATCTGGAGAGCTGCAGTTTTTGTTTTGTCTCAAGTCGGAAAGCAGCTGGGAATATCAGGGAATCAGCCATATAGACCGGGAGTTCCACTATGTGTTTTTAGCAGAGAAGGATGCCGGTATTTCCTCATTCTGCCTTCAGAAAGAAGAGGTGGCAGAGGTGCGCTGGATGGATGCCAAAGAGCTGTATCACAGGCTTAAGGACGGAAGTATCCCGTCCTGTATCCACTGGGAAGAATATGAAAAGCTGTACGCTGTTCTGGCGGAGAAGAAATAA
- a CDS encoding beta-propeller domain-containing protein, which translates to MNERWEKDPMDQKWIEEAKKTTDMVEPPERLSPDKVTEKLKWEGRKPKRMITGYKAAAAVLLFLILGGSFWLFRQIGRDNASVPDTRTKGRSGFQAGEEPAEGVSLKGGYKTASSYGEIYEYLKKQQENQTETYAGEAADGAMPETAAASENGVKTEDEATPAEAEHSETNIQVEGVDESDIVKTDGKYLYVVYTGEDAVGTVHIIEANGGEMMEVSRTGPVTDGVYRDYDSVLEIYVDGDTMAVLMDCYNEAGENYTVTAVYDITDRGNPKLAGMLSQDGSYHSSRKNGSYIYVFTEKYAAVGSKKNDRTYIPYVDNEPVAYDHIHYPENVAASCSLVAASLDITAPDRFCDTEAVYFSGDTMYVSGDAIYVAEQLWSSGSSKSQTEILKLSYKDGQMEVSANKRFLGRLNDQFSLDQYQGHLRLVATVDDYQNGGETNSLYVMDENLDIVGSIHNLAPGEQIYSARFMGDTGYFVTFRQMDPLFSVDLSDPENPKIMGELKITGFSSYLHFYESDKLLGIGREVNPRTGAFEGIKLSMFDIGDPYDVKELDKTVLEDADGTAVLNNHKAALIDVSKNLLGFCVTESVERKDGGWTEISRYVVYSYEAGSGFTERFSIELCGEDQGYRYYDTRGLYIANTLYLANAGPSVSAYSLESGEKLGEVFLEGEQ; encoded by the coding sequence ATGAATGAAAGATGGGAGAAGGACCCCATGGATCAGAAATGGATAGAAGAGGCAAAAAAAACGACGGATATGGTTGAACCTCCGGAGCGCTTATCCCCGGACAAGGTGACAGAAAAGCTTAAGTGGGAGGGGCGGAAACCGAAGCGTATGATTACCGGATATAAAGCGGCTGCGGCAGTGCTTCTCTTTTTGATTTTAGGAGGAAGCTTTTGGCTGTTCCGGCAGATCGGCAGGGATAACGCTTCGGTTCCGGACACCCGGACGAAAGGGCGCTCCGGTTTCCAGGCAGGCGAGGAACCGGCGGAGGGAGTGAGCCTGAAAGGCGGCTATAAGACAGCGTCTTCCTATGGGGAAATCTATGAATATCTGAAAAAACAGCAGGAAAACCAGACGGAAACGTATGCCGGAGAAGCGGCCGACGGAGCGATGCCGGAGACGGCGGCAGCTTCTGAAAACGGTGTGAAGACAGAGGACGAAGCGACGCCTGCGGAAGCAGAGCATTCGGAAACGAACATTCAGGTGGAGGGTGTGGACGAAAGTGATATTGTTAAGACAGACGGAAAATACCTTTATGTGGTGTATACAGGGGAAGACGCTGTAGGTACCGTGCATATCATCGAGGCGAACGGCGGAGAGATGATGGAAGTGTCCAGGACGGGCCCTGTCACAGACGGGGTCTACAGAGATTATGATTCTGTTCTGGAGATCTATGTGGACGGCGATACGATGGCAGTACTCATGGACTGTTATAATGAGGCCGGAGAAAACTATACAGTGACGGCAGTTTATGATATAACAGACAGAGGAAATCCGAAATTGGCAGGAATGCTGTCTCAGGACGGCTCTTATCATTCCAGCAGAAAAAATGGCAGCTATATTTATGTGTTCACTGAAAAATATGCGGCGGTCGGATCGAAAAAAAATGACAGGACTTATATTCCCTATGTTGACAATGAGCCTGTGGCATATGACCATATCCACTATCCGGAGAATGTGGCGGCAAGCTGTTCTTTGGTGGCGGCTTCTCTGGATATAACGGCCCCGGACCGATTCTGTGATACGGAGGCGGTTTACTTCAGCGGGGATACCATGTATGTGAGCGGTGATGCCATATATGTGGCCGAGCAGCTGTGGAGCAGCGGCAGCAGCAAAAGCCAGACGGAGATATTAAAGCTCTCCTATAAAGACGGCCAGATGGAAGTCTCGGCGAACAAGCGGTTCCTGGGGCGGCTGAACGATCAGTTCTCCTTGGACCAGTATCAGGGTCATCTGAGGCTGGTCGCCACAGTAGACGATTATCAGAACGGAGGCGAAACAAATTCTCTGTATGTGATGGATGAAAACCTGGATATTGTGGGAAGCATACACAATCTTGCTCCCGGCGAACAGATTTATTCGGCCCGATTCATGGGAGATACCGGATACTTTGTTACCTTCCGCCAGATGGATCCTTTGTTCAGTGTGGATTTATCGGATCCGGAGAATCCGAAGATCATGGGAGAGCTTAAGATCACCGGTTTTTCCAGCTACCTGCATTTTTATGAAAGCGATAAGCTTTTGGGCATCGGCAGAGAGGTAAATCCCAGGACCGGAGCTTTTGAAGGGATTAAGCTGTCCATGTTCGACATCGGCGATCCTTACGATGTGAAAGAGCTGGATAAGACGGTCCTGGAGGATGCGGACGGAACGGCCGTGCTGAATAACCATAAGGCGGCCCTCATAGACGTTTCCAAAAATCTGCTGGGTTTCTGTGTGACTGAAAGTGTGGAGAGGAAAGACGGGGGATGGACAGAGATTTCCCGATACGTCGTATATTCTTATGAAGCGGGGAGCGGTTTCACAGAGAGATTTTCCATTGAGCTTTGCGGAGAGGACCAGGGGTATCGGTATTATGATACGCGGGGGCTCTATATCGCGAATACCTTGTATCTCGCCAACGCAGGCCCTTCTGTGTCGGCGTATTCCCTGGAGAGCGGCGAAAAGCTGGGAGAGGTTTTTCTGGAGGGTGAACAGTAA